In the Piscinibacter sp. XHJ-5 genome, one interval contains:
- a CDS encoding response regulator transcription factor: MIRVAIVDDHAIVRAGLRQYFSDQVDLKVTGEAANGREALDLVRKGEVDVLVMDLSMPDQSGVDALAAIKARAPDLPVLILSGFPEEHYATTLLRQGASGYLNKECDPEEIVKAIRTVHRGRKYITPGVAELLADGLGGSGDKAPHEQLSEREFQVFLRLAKGETIGHMADSMSLSVKTVSTYRTRVMEKMKLSSNSDLTYYALKNGLIQ, from the coding sequence ATGATCCGAGTAGCCATCGTGGACGACCATGCCATAGTGCGCGCCGGTCTGCGCCAGTACTTCTCCGACCAGGTCGACCTCAAGGTCACCGGCGAAGCCGCCAATGGCCGCGAAGCCCTCGATCTCGTGCGCAAGGGCGAAGTCGATGTGCTGGTCATGGACTTGTCGATGCCCGATCAAAGCGGCGTCGATGCGCTGGCTGCGATCAAGGCGCGAGCGCCCGATCTGCCGGTGCTGATTCTTTCGGGGTTTCCCGAAGAGCACTATGCGACGACGCTGCTGCGCCAGGGCGCAAGCGGCTATCTCAACAAGGAATGCGATCCCGAGGAGATCGTCAAGGCGATCCGTACCGTGCACCGCGGGCGCAAGTACATCACGCCCGGTGTCGCCGAGCTGCTGGCCGACGGCCTGGGCGGCAGCGGCGACAAGGCGCCGCACGAGCAGCTGTCCGAGCGCGAGTTCCAGGTTTTCCTTCGTCTGGCCAAGGGCGAAACCATCGGCCACATGGCCGACAGCATGTCGCTGAGCGTCAAGACCGTCAGCACCTACCGCACGCGGGTGATGGAAAAGATGAAGCTGTCGTCGAACAGCGACCTCACCTACTACGCGCTGAAGAACGGCCTGATCCAGTAG
- a CDS encoding CHASE3 domain-containing protein, protein MERKPLNILLRLKRSPFVFPLAVLAAVAMMFISETAYWKSSNSMRELGTLNSARLHLMNLSRRVVDAESGQRGYLLTGRPEYLQPYRDAFADIAEALRWLHSHYALAPAQAVQMAKLETLVQRKLSELDATMSLYDEGKTEAWRAVLLTDIGKEQMQEIRGLTEQLLAEEARKDSAGRRDVDYTLLLNRIGVAAMTAISLLALGMYLRQTAALEAHRREREQAIEAERDQLEVEVSRRTAQLTDLAQQLTELAQHLQTAREDERSRLARELHDELGALLTAAKLDAARIKSRLGQTAPEAAERLGHLNEILNNGIALKRRIIEDLRPSSLSNLGLIAALEIQAREFAERSGIEVDCQFEPVALKPSGELTTYRLVQEAFTNIAKYAKARRVQVALAAHDGSAEISVQDDGVGFDPRQRRPSAHGLLGMRYRVEAEGGHFTLESMPGQGTRIRATLPTGVTESAEQMSSFPSAAAAELAAPPIASEKGLQPE, encoded by the coding sequence ATGGAACGCAAGCCCCTGAACATCCTCCTGCGCCTGAAGCGCAGTCCGTTCGTGTTTCCGCTCGCCGTGCTGGCGGCGGTGGCGATGATGTTCATCAGCGAGACCGCGTACTGGAAATCCTCCAATTCGATGCGCGAGCTCGGCACGCTGAACAGCGCCCGGCTGCATCTGATGAACCTGTCGCGCCGGGTCGTCGATGCCGAGTCCGGACAGCGCGGCTATCTCCTCACCGGGCGTCCGGAGTACCTGCAGCCGTACCGCGACGCCTTTGCCGACATCGCCGAAGCGCTGCGCTGGCTGCACAGCCACTACGCGCTGGCGCCGGCGCAGGCCGTCCAGATGGCCAAGCTCGAGACGCTCGTCCAGCGCAAGCTTTCGGAGCTCGACGCAACGATGAGCCTGTATGACGAAGGCAAGACCGAAGCCTGGCGTGCCGTGCTGCTCACCGACATCGGCAAGGAGCAGATGCAGGAGATCCGGGGTTTGACCGAGCAATTGCTGGCGGAGGAGGCGCGCAAGGACTCGGCCGGCCGGCGCGATGTCGACTACACGCTCCTGCTCAATCGCATCGGCGTCGCCGCGATGACGGCGATCAGCCTGCTGGCATTGGGCATGTATCTGCGCCAGACGGCCGCGCTGGAGGCGCACCGCCGCGAGCGCGAGCAGGCGATCGAGGCCGAGCGGGATCAGCTGGAGGTGGAGGTGTCCCGGCGCACCGCGCAGCTCACCGACCTCGCCCAGCAGCTCACCGAGCTGGCGCAGCACCTGCAGACGGCCCGCGAGGACGAGCGCAGCCGGCTCGCCCGCGAGCTGCACGACGAGCTGGGCGCGCTGCTCACCGCCGCCAAGCTGGATGCGGCGCGCATCAAGTCCCGCCTGGGCCAGACGGCGCCCGAGGCGGCCGAGCGGCTGGGTCACCTGAACGAGATCCTCAACAACGGCATCGCGCTGAAGCGCCGCATCATCGAAGACCTGCGTCCCTCGTCGCTGTCCAACCTGGGCCTCATCGCTGCGCTCGAGATCCAGGCACGCGAATTTGCCGAGCGCTCGGGCATCGAGGTCGATTGCCAGTTCGAGCCGGTCGCCTTGAAGCCTTCGGGAGAGCTGACCACGTACCGGCTGGTGCAGGAAGCCTTCACCAACATCGCCAAGTACGCCAAGGCCAGGCGTGTCCAGGTGGCGCTTGCGGCGCACGACGGCAGCGCGGAGATCTCGGTGCAGGACGACGGCGTCGGCTTCGACCCGCGCCAGCGGCGGCCCTCCGCGCATGGCCTGCTCGGCATGCGCTACCGCGTCGAGGCGGAGGGCGGACACTTCACGCTCGAGTCGATGCCGGGCCAGGGCACGCGCATCCGAGCGACGCTGCCGACGGGAGTGACGGAGTCCGCTGAGCAGATGTCTTCATTCCCGTCGGCAGCGGCTGCTGAACTTGCCGCTCCGCCGATCGCTTCCGAGAAGGGCCTCCAGCCCGAATGA
- a CDS encoding DUF1328 domain-containing protein — protein MLHYAIVFFVIALVAALFGFGGIAASAAGIAKILFVLFAILAVASFLYGLIKKP, from the coding sequence ATGCTGCACTACGCCATCGTGTTCTTCGTGATTGCGCTGGTCGCCGCCCTGTTCGGATTCGGCGGCATCGCGGCCAGCGCGGCAGGCATCGCCAAGATCCTTTTCGTCCTCTTTGCCATCCTGGCCGTCGCGAGTTTTCTGTACGGCCTCATCAAGAAACCCTAG